From the uncultured Methanomethylovorans sp. genome, the window CCTGTAGGGGCCCGTGGCGGACTGCCAGACCACTCATCAGGGCTGGAGTCCAGATTCATGGGAGAAATGGCACAGATGGCAACACATTTGTCATTATCTGAAGCCAACCGACTGGTAGAGAAAATATACTCCAAGTACGAGAATAAGCTTACTAATCCTCCGGTAGGGAAACCTTTTGACAAATGCTATCGGATAAAATCGGAATATGACCTTGAACCTACTGAGGAATACACATCGATTTATAGAAAGGTGTCCTATGAAATAATGGGTAATTTCCCAGGCGAAGCAGTCTGATTTTTTAAATAATACCCACGGGAAAAAGTCATTATAAAAATAGATTACTGCTAAAAAATAGCCGGTGGGGATCAGCCACCGACGAAGGAAGTGAGTTACTACTTGCCTGGAGTTTAGAACACCAATCCAAGTCCTTCTAGCTTCTTTTTTGCTCCATCGTAGACCTGGAGATATTCATCAGTTGGTTCTATTGTCTTGACATTGTAGCATTCCTGGAAAGTCTTACCAGCAGGTGCTGTAGCGTAGTTCTTCTCGTACATCTTGACAAGGTTGTCCAAGATCTTGTTTATCTCCGGGATCTCCACGCCAGCAGTTGCCCTTGCTGCTTCGCCCATCATTCTGGCTTCCATACCAGTGGTCTTATCCAGTGCAACACCCTTTGCAGCTGCGACACCTGAGAGGATCTCACGACCGGATGCAGTGTCTGTAATGGACTGTGCAGCTGCTTCCAGTAGGCACATCTCGGTACATGGGCCTGCACATGGATAGTACTGGTTACCTGAAAGAATGTTGGTATGCTCGCTGATAGTTGCACATGCCCAACCTGCGATCATAAGGGTTTCTCTGGTGTTGGTGGAACCCCATCTGATGTGCACAGGACCGTCAAGGTGCCAGCTTGCATTGCTCATCACCATTGCGTTGATATGGGTCGCAATGTTCACGATGGTTGTTTCTTCAATGCCACCTGCGTAACCACCGAAAATGGGCATCTGTTCGTCCATGATGATGTTACTGTTGGCTTGATAATGTGCTATCACAGCAATAGCATCCAGGTCTATCTTGAGCTCATTGAGCTGTGAGACCTCATGGCTGTCACTGCAGGCCATGCCACCGGCACAGTCAGCAGCGATATTTCCCTGAGCGGACAGGGAAGTCTCTGGTCCCTATATACCCATGCCTGGGCGACCTGCCATGGCACATGCCTGCTTGATGAGCCTGGTTTCTGTCTTGGCTGCAAGAACCTCGTATGGGCTACCTGGTACAGGTGACTTGCCACGGATGGACATCATCACACCATCCACAATGGTGTCGACTTCTTTCTCAAGAGCATAGCTCATGTGTACTGGAACGAACATATCCTCGGATATCGGAGAACCTGTCGGACCACCCTGAACCACGGGTTTTCTCTTGTCGCCAACCTCTCTCTTGCTGACACGCACAGCGTCCCTACCAGTCCCCAGGGTGAACTCCTCGCCTGCATTGTTGATGGCATCCCAAATCTCGTCCTCGGTATACTTGACAACCCTGCGAGTGTCAGTACAGAAGATACCGCATTCCAGCAGCATCTCGAAACCTGCCTTGAACAGCCTCTCCATCATGTCCTTATCAGTAGGGATGAACTCACCCTTGAAATCAAGTTTATACTTCTGCTTGAGTTCCATTGTCTTGGATGGGATCACCATCAAGTCCCAGTCATCCTGAGTGATCTTTTCACCGCTCTTTGCACGGTCATAAAAATCATAAACATCAAATGATTTTTTGAATGTCATCGCTTAACCTCCTTTATTTCATGATCTCCAGAGCTACACGAGCTGCTTCAGCTGCGTTTTCGGCTGTTGCATCGGCACCGATCTCCTTGATCCATGCCTTAGTGACAGGTGCGCCACCGAACATGATCTTAACCTTATCCCTGACCCCTTCTTCTTTGAGCAGCCTGACAACGTCCTTCTGACCGAGCATAGAAGTTGTCATGAGTGCAGAGCCTACAAGAACTATTTTCTGAGCTTTGACTTTTGCAACCTCTTCAACGACTTTCTCATTGGGGACATCTACACCCAGATCAATTATCGTAAATCCGCTGGCACCCAGCATCGTAGACACCAATCTGTGACCAATATCGTGGATATCTCCTTCCTGCACATAAGTGATCGCAGTTCCCTTGCCTTCTCCCATCTTCTCTTTTTCGAGCTCCGGCGCCAGAACTGTCATTGCAGCGTTCATGGCTTTTGCTGACATCATGATCTGTGGTAGAAAGATCTCTGCGGCTTCGAATTTGTCACCAACGATCTTCATACCTGGCGCAAGGCCATCATTTATGGCTTCGAATGCCAGAATACCTGCTTCAAGCGCTTCCTTTGCTGATGCTGCACAGCCATTGATATCCTGCTTAATTATAGTATCTTTAAGTTTGTCGAGTATCTCTTGCTTTCCCATTTCTTTTCCTCCATCAAATTTTTAGATCATATGGAAACCCATGTAGTTAGAGATTTATCAGTTTTTTACTCCATCAACACGGCCTCTCTAAAGGTATACGGTATCTGTGTACCGACTTAATTGTATTTATAATATTTGCTTGAATTGCACAAAATATATAAAGGAGAGAAGTAAGCCGAACCTTGCAACGCAAGTTTCCGGCGAAGTAATGGTATTACTTCAGCTTCCCTCTGAACTTTTCACAGCAGTTGATCTTGAGATCAAGTAGCTTCTCGATGTTCATCTTGGCTGCAATGCCTTTTGGTGCCCCTGCAACAGATGTTACAACACCAATACCGAGCTCTTCCCTCAACTCCCTCATGACATACTCATCAGAGAGGTCCATTGTGGTAACGCCCAGTTTTTTGGCCACGTAGTTCTTGGCATCGTTGAGCCTCATGTTCTTAGAGAACTCCATCCTTGCCACGAGGTCACCAGCTGCCCTTATACCGCTCATACCGGAGGTCATTATGTGAGTGATCGGCATACCCATCGGGTCGCCGACCCCTATCTATATACCATCCACGCCAGCAATTTCCACCATCGCCTTACTGGCTCTGGAAACTGCATCAATAGTTGGAGTTTCAAGCATAGGGATACCACCCACACCCATACCCATGTTTACATGACATGGAATAGGAGATGCTTTTACAGCTGCCTTCACGAAAGTAACTGCCCTTGCCAAGTTCCATGCTGCGGATTTGCTGGTGTTGGTGTTGACTACAGGCCCGAATACGTTGGCACCTGCCTTTGCTACTAGAGGGGCCTGCTGATGCGGCCACAGCCCTGCCAGTGTGGTGTTGTCGTATTGCAGCTCACCGTGCATACCCAACACAAGCTCCCCAGCCATACCTACTTCAATGTACATCTCAGGATACTGTTTTCTCAAAGCCTCCACTGCTCTGAGCGTTGCGAACATGTCGGCGTCACCAGCTGCTCCTGTAGTGTCAAAGTTAACACCGTCAGCACCTGCGAACATCATTTTTTGCATGATCCAGGTCATGTCTCTGGTTAGATGGTCAGCGGCATGTTCCATGGATGCCTGTGCCTCAGTGATCTTGAAAGCCTTCATCAGATCACCCGGATTCTCAAATGGCCCATCAGGCGTGTAATACAATCCCATGTTAGGCATAGCACCATAGAACAATGGTACTACCATGTTCTGCTGACATACTTCCATTGCCTGCTGTTCCTGTGCGATCACAGGTTTCACTGGCTTGAAGCTGTAGTCAATGTGGCCCAGCTCCATGGTATCTGCACCGAAAGCCCTCTCATGCACCATACATCCTGCAAGCCTGCTTGTGGGGATGCCCACACCGCTGTTACCCTGGTCACCATCAAGTCTGATAGTACCAATGTCGTGTGTCACAGGTACTTCCTTACCTGGCTCCACACCAACCATCCTGGCAGGCATCATGATGATTTCAGCCAGCTTGTCCAGCTCATTGCCGCTCAATACAGGAATTGTGCCCAGGTCTGCAGCATCTGCAGTACCTGCCTCCAGATCAGCCCTAATCTGTTCTTTTGTCAGGAAGATCCTCTTACCGTCTCCCATTCTCAAAGCGTACTGTGTCATTTACACTCACCTTCAGAGCAGAAGCTCTTTTGCCTTTGAAACTGCCTCGCTTGCATTCTCTGCATAGCAGTCAGCGCCTATTTTGTCAGCCCAGTTCTGGGTTGCAGGTGCACCGCCTACCATGACCTTGACCTTATCTCTCATGCCCTGTTCTTTGAGCATCTCAATTACATCTTTCTGACCTGCCAGTGTGGTTGTCATAAGGGCTGAAAGACCTATCATCTGTGCATTGGTTTCCTTGGCCTTGTCAATGAAGTTCTGCAGTGGTACATCCCTGCCGATGTCATGAACTTCAAAACCTGCGGATTGCAGCATGGTGGATACAATGGACTTACCAATGTCATGTACATCACCTTCAACAGTGCCGTTGACGATAACACCCAGTTTCTTGGATGCTTCACCCTTTGGCATGTCAGCTTCCAGAACATTCACACCTTCCTGCATGGCACCTGCTGCCATCATAACATGAGGTAAGAACAACTTGCCTCTCTCAAACATCACTCCAACTTCGTTCATACCTGCCGCAAGACCTTTCTGAATGATCTCAGCAGGTGCGATTCCCTGGCCTTTTGCCTTGTTCACAGCAGCGATCACGACATCCTTTTTACAGGAGATGATCGCATCTGAGAGTTCCTTGAACATCTCTTCTTTGCTCATATTTAGACCTCTTATTGGTTTTTATGCCCTTTTATAATAGGAAGGGATTTCCTTTAGTAATTTATATATACTACAATTTATTTGTAGCACCCATACGTTAATATATGTCGTATACTCGCTTGTATTTATATTTTTCTACTATTGCGACCTATACAAATATAAAGTAGAAAGCAAAGACAGGATAAAATCATGTTACCGACAATATACCTGCAGCTTTCATGTACCACACGATTCCGATTTTACTCTTAGAACTTTGATACAAATGTCCTAGCTTGCCATAAAGCTATAAGAGCTACTATCAAGATCACTACCATCCATAGTATTTCTGCAGAAGGTAGGTAGGAGTTCGCCCAGTACCCATTGTATAATTCCATTGCTGCTGCGGATTGCACCATATTCTCTCCTCCTCAGACATATACAAAACACACATTAGATGCTCTGACCTTTCCGAAATCAGTGATCACATACTTGTGAAGAAGGAACCCTTTCTTATAGATGCCTTCTTCATCGACCTTTATTTCAATATCTTTGAGCATGCCTCCTGAAGCTAATTCTATGACATCAAAGTTTATTGAATCTCTTTGAAAGTCACCCATCTGATTGTATTCTTTTTGTATCTTTAGTACAACCTCATAATTCCAGTGGGGTTGCTCATCACTGAACAATTCCAGTATCCTGAATTTAATCGGACGGTTAGCCATTTCAGTCACCCCTGAGAGATTCAAGGCTACTGGTATCTTCAGAGAACATAGTGAAACTGCCTGCAAGACAGAATGCCCCTCCTAACAATAAGGTCCATGAAGGAACATCCCCGAAGAACAGGATCACAAAGAGTACGGCGAACAATCCGTACAGATTCCCGATACCCTGTCCTCTTCCAACTCCAATGAGAGGGAACGACTTGTACCAGGTAACATAACAGAAACCAAATGTTATTCCTGCAAACACAAGTACCATTAGAGTAAGTGGTTCGAATACCATCAAAGCGTATTTGATCATAGGGAATCCGGCAATTGCTAAAAGCGGTACTGCAATGATCCACCAAATAATGTTCTCTCCCAGAAAACGTAGAGTGAGACCAACATCTGGTTCAGCGATATCCAAACCTTTTCCAGCTATTGCACCTTCAATACCCCAGCCGATAGCTGCCATCAAACCACCGATATAGCCGATCCATTGAACATTTCCACTTCCAAGCTCAGTGAGTAGTCCACCACCGAATATTACGAAACCACCAACGATTATCAAGAAGATACCAGTTGCAGCCCTTTTACTTATCTTTTCACCGTACCACTGGGAAGCGAGTATAGAACCTACTACAGGATACATAAGAGCAGCAACAGCTGCAAAAGCAGCACCGACAAACCCCATAGCAATGAATGAACCTAAAATAGCCATTGGACCACCAAAGATTGATGCCAAAAAGAACCATTTTGAGCATGGCTTAAATTCTACCAGAGTTCTCTTCATTTCACCAAATTTACCGAGAACACCATTCCATACCATTAGTGCAATCATAACAGTTAAAGCATTGAATGCTGTAATTAGTACAGCAGTTACCAACAGCGCTATTGAATCACCGCTTCCTGCAGCAATCTCAGCGTACATTTCATCAAAAGGATTGAGTACCCAGACCACTGTACCAGGAAGGTACCACAGTCCCCATAATATAGCACAAAAGAGAGCCCACATGTACCCATATCTTACTCGCCTTTGATGTTCGAGTTTCTTTAAAGCTTGCAGATCCAAATCAAATACCTCCATTATATTTCAGGACAAAGCCCGACTGAATTGACTGAAACAGTCATAACTACCAATAGACCGATTTTCAGTCATATGACCACAAAATTATCCTAAGTCTAATTCCTCCTTTAGTGAGCAATGTATCCCTTCAATCACTCTAATTGAAGTAGTTGAGGTGCATTGGATGGTGCACCCCATTGGATATAGACCCCCAGTTATGGGATTAGAACAAAGCTTTGAGCTTTGTCACTGCATCTGCTGCATTTTCTGCGTAGATATTTGCTCCGATCTTGTCAGCCCATGCCTGAGTCACGGGTGCTCCACCGACCATAGTTTTGACGCCGGAGCGCAAACCTGACTCTTTGAGCTGTTCTTCGACCTGTATTTGGTTGACCATTGTAGTTGTCATGAGAGCAGAAGTTGCTACTACATCTGGTTTTACCTCAGATGCTTTACTGACAATTTCTTTGATTGCGACATCTCTGCCAAGATCATAAACCTTGAATCCTGCGATCTTGAGCATTGTT encodes:
- a CDS encoding methyltransferase cognate corrinoid protein; translated protein: MGKQEILDKLKDTIIKQDINGCAASAKEALEAGILAFEAINDGLAPGMKIVGDKFEAAEIFLPQIMMSAKAMNAAMTVLAPELEKEKMGEGKGTAITYVQEGDIHDIGHRLVSTMLGASGFTIIDLGVDVPNEKVVEEVAKVKAQKIVLVGSALMTTSMLGQKDVVRLLKEEGVRDKVKIMFGGAPVTKAWIKEIGADATAENAAEAARVALEIMK
- the mtbC gene encoding dimethylamine corrinoid protein MtbC: MSKEEMFKELSDAIISCKKDVVIAAVNKAKGQGIAPAEIIQKGLAAGMNEVGVMFERGKLFLPHVMMAAGAMQEGVNVLEADMPKGEASKKLGVIVNGTVEGDVHDIGKSIVSTMLQSAGFEVHDIGRDVPLQNFIDKAKETNAQMIGLSALMTTTLAGQKDVIEMLKEQGMRDKVKVMVGGAPATQNWADKIGADCYAENASEAVSKAKELLL
- a CDS encoding DMT family transporter, producing the protein MDLQALKKLEHQRRVRYGYMWALFCAILWGLWYLPGTVVWVLNPFDEMYAEIAAGSGDSIALLVTAVLITAFNALTVMIALMVWNGVLGKFGEMKRTLVEFKPCSKWFFLASIFGGPMAILGSFIAMGFVGAAFAAVAALMYPVVGSILASQWYGEKISKRAATGIFLIIVGGFVIFGGGLLTELGSGNVQWIGYIGGLMAAIGWGIEGAIAGKGLDIAEPDVGLTLRFLGENIIWWIIAVPLLAIAGFPMIKYALMVFEPLTLMVLVFAGITFGFCYVTWYKSFPLIGVGRGQGIGNLYGLFAVLFVILFFGDVPSWTLLLGGAFCLAGSFTMFSEDTSSLESLRGD